The genomic DNA GGCTCTCGTTAACGTTATACCGTTATCTCTCCCAAGAATATCCAGTATTCTTTCCCGTTTTTTACTTAGAAGCTTCGATACTTCGAATGTTGAAGCGACTTCAATATTGGCATCTAAGGAAGTCCACAACATATTTAAACACTGCAAAATTCTTGTATCAGAACTCGGTTTTCTTAACCTTTTAAAATATTGATTTATTTGTGTAGGTGAAGTATTTAGTTTTTTAGCAATTTCACTATAGCTTAAGCCACTTGAATGAAGTTCTAATAGGGTTGAATACCAGAGCGGGCCCATTGTCAACACAGCATAACGCTTGTCATTATTTAAGTCCTCCATCTTCCACCTCCTAGAGAAACTAAAACCACATAAAGGGCAACCAAATAAGCCAGAAATATACTTACCACCGTGATCAACTCGAACACATTTTTTAATGACTTCTAAGTTGTATCCTTTACATATCGGGTTATTGCAAATCCAAGGTCCGTTTCCAAAAGGTATTGGAATTGAATAGGCTGTGGTGTCTAATAAAAAATTGTTTACTGATTTTGCTAAGAACATGATCATCAGTATATATAGTAGAATATTTTTCACAGGACCTTTTGTAGCAAAGAAACTGAAACTTCCTATTTGTGATAACAAGTCTGCAGCAATATACTCTTTGAGGCCATTTTGAATTAGATAGTTGTTAAAATCATGAATAAGCTGCGTTTTGTCTATTCTCCCTGAATATTTTAAGTATCCATTAGTTCCCAAGATATTTCTTATTTTTATAAAGATTACTTCTCGAGATAACTGACTTGAAAACTTAACGATTTGATAAAAGTTATTAAGTATCTGTTTCTCGGCTTGATATTTAAGAGGATTAGCCATTTTTTTATATTCCGATAAAGTGCAACCACATTCACAACGTTGAGAAGCTAATAAATCCCTTTCATCTATCATTGCCAACTTCTTTTCGCAATTGGGACAGTGTGTAAGCAGTTCATAAGCATGCTCTGGACAAAAAGATAAGAATGTTATTTGATGAATTCTATGCGGATAAACTTCTCCATATTTCTGATAATCACCGTTCATGCATTCGGGACAATATCGAATATTCTCTGATATGAATCTTCTTTTTCCTCTACCTAGAAAAATGGAGATGTTAAATTCCCCTTCATTATTCAAAATTTCTTTAAACGCAGCAATTAGTCTGTCTTCTGGAATAAACGGTTTAACCCAATAAAAAAATGTATTTAAGTTGTGCAAAGAAGACTGGAGGATAAAAAGTTGTTTGAACTCGGGGAAAGAATTAAAGAACAAAGATTGAAACAGAAATGGACTCAAGACGTCCTTGCTCAAAAAATAGGTACTTCAAAACACGTAATATCAAACTGGGAACGTGGGGTCGCAAACCCTGATTGCAAACAAATTGTCCTTTTATGTAAAGCCTTGTCTGTTTCAGCTGATTTTTTACTCGGGATCACAGATATGCCAGATCCGTATTACAAAGATACAGTCAGCCAATTAAACCTTTTATCTTCTTTAAGCTATTCTTTCGCTAAAGAAAATTCATGGGACTTACTGCAGCTTATTGATTCTGGAATCGCATTGAGCGTGAACAATGAGAAGCTTTCAAATAAAGAAAAAGCCCTCCTTCAAGAAGTGATTTCATCAATAATAACAAAGGTTCGCGAGATGACCTGAAAAACTAGGGAAAGATAAAAGGAATATTTATGAATATTGTCATAAAACTCTCACCCTGGCAATGCATACTATAATTTCTCGTGGTTTTTCCGGTACTTCTTAAGTGCTCTTATTCAATGCCATACTAGATACGAAGGCTTGCTATCTAATCATCATCTTTAGAGGACAAGGAATTCACTACTTTTTGTACTGAGCATTAGCAACTACGTTTCTACAATTCCCATGTATCGTTGCTATTTGGCCCACCTTTCCCAATAGCAACGATAAATAAATTATATATTAACTTGCATACATCACTTCGTTACTTCCATGCTTATTCTCTGTAAGCTACATTGAAACTTAAGAATATAATTTATGTTACAAGGAATATCCGTTTATCGATATTTTAAACAAGCAATAAGCAATTTAATCGATTAATCCTATAAGAAATTTTTCATATATCATAGTAACCAACAAGACAATGTTGGTTCATCTATAGATATGTGTTAACATTCTGCGGAAAATGTTTCTTTTAGTAGAGAATAAGTGTATGTATAAACCAAAACCTATTGAAAATACTAAGACCCGGATAAGTTGAAATTATCCGGGTCACACCAATAAACGCCCCTCATAGGCGTGGGTCTATATTGGTAGTGAAGTAGACTATTTCTCATAGAGTGAGGGTCCCTTCTTTTTATGCATAGATCTAATTATGAGTACTCGATACTGGGTCATGGAATAGCTCCCTATCCACTACAAATCCTTTTTTATTAAATCAGTTATTATTTATGTATATTTTCAGTAATCTTTAAATCGATAATATCTGAAACCTCTTGTTGGTCACAAACTGGTAATTTTCTGAACTTAATGAGTAAGAAACTCTCCACTTTATTAAGTTCTCCAACCTTTGGATTGAGACTATTTTCATTTGCTGTATATCCAAATAAGAGCCACATTGCGTTTACGTTAAACACTTTGATAATAGCTAGAATTGTTTCCAGAGAAGGATTATATTTATTCTGTTCTAGCTCACTCAAAGTTCCCTGGGACACGCCGATTAAGTGCGAAAACTCGGTTTGGTTCATCTGATGTTGCTTCCTAATTTCCTTAATTCGTCCCCCTAACATTGGCTCCAACTCCTACTTAATAATGAAGTCCCGATGACCTAACAAGGCATCATCGGGACTGTTCTAGAAGTTCCAAACTTTTTTTACTGGTTCCATAGATTTTTTAATGGTTCCAGACATTTTTTACTGGTTCCACACATTTATTTCACCAGACATCATTGTCCTTTCGTATTTAAGTTGGTATCTCTCCATTTCCCCTTCCCAAACTCCCTCAATCCCTTCTCCCACTTACATTCACGCCCTTTCTCTCCCTTAAACCTTACCTCTATTCTGTAATTCAAGTTCTCCCCCAAAAACTACCCCTTCGGGATTAAAACAGATGAAAAACAGGCAAAATCAGAAGAAAAAATGGAATTAAGTTCTTCCATAATAGATTTAAGGATGAAGGAGAAACGGATGATGGATCAGGCATTTTCCCAGGCTCTTTTTTCAGGCTTTCCTTCCCGCTCTTTCTTTGGTTAAATCCACTTCAACCCCAATACTGACAGGCTTTCTCCCGCACTTATTCAATCGTTTGTTCAAACAAAAAAGAACCGAGACAACGTACCGAAGGTACGTATCCCGATTCTTCTATAAACTGAATACATATTGACTGCTCCCGCTTTCTCCCCTGTTCAGATACCAACTTAATTACAGCAGATACGAACTTGAATTACGAGGGAAGAACTTGAATGCGAGGAGACAATCATATTTTTGCCCCTCACTCCCCCTACTCCACCGTCACACTCTTCGCCAAGTTGCGCGGCTTGTCGACATCATTGCCGCGAGCCAGGGCAGCGTAATAAGCAAGCAGTTGCAGAGGCACAACGGATAGCGCCGGGGTAAGCATCGGCAGCGTCTTCGGAATAGAGAGCGCTTGATCGACAGACTTCAGCAAGTCCGCAACATGCTCCTCATGGGTGATGGCCATGACATCCGCGCCGCGTGCCTTCACTTCCTTGATGTTGCTGACGGTCTTCTCAAGCACGTTGTCTTGGGTGACCAGGGCAATGACCGGAATTCCTTCCTCGATCAATGCAAGCGTGCCGTGCTTTAGTTCGCCGGCTGCATAAGCTTCGGAATGGATATAGGAAATCTCCTTCAGCTTCAGCGAGCCTTCTTGTACAACGGAGTAATCCAGGCCGCGTCCGATAAAGAACAGATGCTCGTGATCCGCAATTTGCTCGGCATAAGCCTTCACTGCGTCCGCCTTCTCCAGCATGCTCTCTACTTGTTCAGGCAGGGACTGCATCGCCGCAATGACATGGGCGATCTCCTCCTCGCTTTGTGTGCCGCGAACCTGAGCCATGTACAATCCAAGCAGGTAGAACGCGATCAATTGGGAGGTATAAGCTTTCGTCGAAGCGACAGCGATCTCCGGTCCGGCCAGCGTAGCGATAACATCGTCCGCATCGCGGGCGATCGAGCTGCCGACCACGTTCGTAACAGCGAGTACGTGAGCACCGTTCGCATGGGCTTCACGCAGCGCAGCCAGCGTATCCGCCGTTTCGCCGGATTGGCTGACAACGATGACGAGCGTGTCCGGCGTGATCAGCGGCGAGCGATAGCGGTATTCGGATGCCACGTCGTTCATCACCGGAATGCGAACCAACTGCTCAATGGCCGCGCCGCCAACAAGTCCGGCATTGTATGCCGTACCGCAGGCTACGATGTGAATGCTGCTGAGGCTGCGTATTTTCTCCTCTGTCAGCTTCAAATCAGGGAAGACTACCTGGCGTCCGTCCTCGCTGATCCGGCCTCTCATCGTGTCACGGTAGGCCTTAGGCTGCTCATGGATTTCCTTCAGCATGAAATGATCGAAGCCGCCTTTTTCTGCGGTCACCGCATCCCAATCGACAGAAATCATTTCCCGAGAAATAAAGTTCCCCTCAATGGTCATCAATTCGACAGCATCTTCGGTCAGAACCGCCATCTCACCGTCATTCAAAATATATATTTTGCGCGTGTAATTCAAAATGGCAGGAATGTCTGAGCCGATGAAGTTCTCCCCTTCACCCAGCCCAATAATCAGCGGGCTCGCCTGACGTACAGCGACAAGCTTGTTCGGTTCATATTCCGTCAGCACCCCAAGCGCAAAAGCACCGCGCATATAGGTGATGGCCTTCTGAACCGCCTTGACGATGTCTCCTTCATACTCGCGAGCAACCAAATGGGAGATGACTTCCGTATCCGTTTCGGAAACAAACACGTACCCTTGGCTGATCAGTTCTTCCTTCAACTCTAAATAGTTCTCCACGATCCCGTTATGCACAACGGAGAACTTCTGGCTGTGATCGGTATGCGGATGCGAGTTCACATCCGACGGCTTGCCGTGGGTAGCCCAGCGGGTATGTCCGATACCGGCCGTACCTACAAGCGGCGTATCCTCCAGTTTCGATTCCAGGTTGGCCAGACGGCCGATCGACTTGGCGATTTGCAGACCCTCCGGTGTAAATACGGCGATGCCTGCGGAATCATACCCGCGGTACTCCAGCTTCTTCAGTCCCTCGATCAATACGGTTTGCGTGTCTCTCTTCCCAATATATCCAACAATCCCACACATATTTATATATCCTCCGTTTCATCATCTCAGAATTAATGTGCTCGAAATGAAAGGAAACGGAAGAATTGCACCGCAGTACACAGAGACAGCATATTCAATTGTCAAAAATTAAATATATGAAAACAATTAGAAAAGTCTGAAATTATCCAGGCATTTTCATGAATGTCCACTTCTCTCCGCACACTGCGGTTCTCCCGCATCTTTCTCTCGCACATTCATGAACGCATATCGTTACTCTCCAGCATCCTTCCGGGAAGCTTGTAAGAACAGTCGCCCATTCCTTTTGACTTCCTCGGTCACGGTATGGATGAAATACCGGGAGGTCCCCGCCGAACATTTCGAACACCTCCACCTCGTCAGCTTCGACTGCCGAGCATGCTCTCGTAAAGAACTAGCAATACCTTATCTCCAATAGCACAGGCTGCATTCCACTAGCTGCTGGCGGACTTGCTAACCCTATGGCCTAGTATAAGCCTGCTGTTGAATGCATGTATGCATCGTACGGGTATCCCCCCGTATTACGAGAACATAGCTTCGCGCGAATGAAGCTCTGGCGCTTAAACTGCTAGGTAACCTCACAACCCTCGCTTTCTTTTTTTGAATATGCTTAATTATATGCAACTGCAAACCATTTGGCAATAATCATCTCGTCCTGGGCTTCACTGCCCCCTTTCCTTTCATGGCCTGATCCTTTCCCGCACAGCTCTATACCCGTAAAAAAAGCCGCTGAAACAGGTGTCACCCGTCCCAGCGGCTTCATGTTATAAATTACGTAAATAGTCCCTTGTAAACAAGCAGAGTTATACCAGCTCCGCCTCGACAACCGATACGATTTGCGATACAAGCTGCTCGAGCTCCGCTTTGTCGGGACCCTCTGCCATAACGCGGATCAATGACTCTGTTCCCGAAGGCCGGACTAACACTCGTCCATTATCGGACAAATGGCTCTCAACTGCAGCAACGGCTTTGCCGATCGCCTCGTTGCCCTCGTATTTGCTCTTATCCTGTACCCGAACGTTAACCAGGACTTGAGGATACTGCTTCATGACCTGTCTGAGCTCACTAAGGGATTTACCGGAAGCAACCAGGGTATCGACCAGTTGAATCGCGGTCAGAATGCCATCCCCTGTAGTGCTGTAATCAAGGAAAATCACATGGCCGGATTGCTCTCCGCCCAGCTTATACCCCCCGCGGCGCATTTCCGCCATGACATAACGGTCGCCGACCGCGGTCTGCGCCGTATTCAATCCCAGCTTCTTGGCTGCCTTATAGAAGCCGAAGTTGCTCATTACCGTAGTCACGACTGTGTTGTCCTTCAATTTGCCGGCCCGGTTCATGGCATCGCCGCAAATGCACAGAATATAGTCGCCATCCACTTCTTCTCCGTTCCCGTCAATCGCGATCAGCCGGTCCGCATCGCCGTCGAAGGCAAGGCCGAGATCTGCGCCCAGGCGCACAACCTCTTTCTTCAACTCCTCCGGATGCGTAGACCCACACTGCTCGTTGATGTTAAGTCCATTAGGCTCCGCCCCGATCGTGTGCACCTCTGCGCCCAATTCCTTGAACAAACGCGGCGCAAGCTCGTAGGCGGCCCCGTTCGCGCAATCCAGCACCACCTTAAGGCCTTTGAAAGAAGAAGAAATTGTCGTTTTCAAAAACTCCAAATACTTCAGTTTAGAATCCGTATCTATCGTTACGCTGCCGAGATCTTTGCCGATCGGACGCGGTAGCTCGTCTACCTCTTTGTCCATCAGCTCTTCGATTTGCAATTCCGTTTCGTCCGACAGCTTGAATCCATCGCTACCAAAAAATTTAATACCGTTATCTTCAACCGGATTATGTGAAGCGGAAATCATGACGCCCGCGTCCGCCCCCAGCTTCTGAGTCAAAAAGGCGACTGCCGGTGTCGAGACGACTCCCAGGCGAACAACGTCTGCTCCGATAGACAATAGTCCCGCTACAAGCGCTGATTCCAGCATGACGCCGGAGATCCGGGTATCCATCCCGATCACTACTTTGGGTTTCGGAGCCTGGCCTGCCAGGACATACCCTCCGCAGCGACCGATCTTGTATGCCAATTCTGCGGTCAGTTCCTTATTTGCAACTCCACGTACTCCATCCGTTCCAAAATACTTTCCCATGATTTCACTCCTTATTCGTTATGTGAGATTAAATTTGATGCCGCTATCGCTATTTTACGGCAGACTTACTGCTTCTGTTCCGCGCCAACATTGTTCCCGCTTCCTCCTGCGTTCTCCGGCAGAGGGTTGGCGGCATCCGAATCGTTGGCTGAATTCGAATCCTGCTCCTCTTCCGGCTCCGTAACCGTCGGCTCAGCCTTTTCTACAAGCTCCACACTGATTTGCCTGGATTGATCGCTCTCGGCCAGACCCAAATGCAGCGGCAGCGCGACGACAACGGGAACCATGTGCATCCCCGGCCCCAGGCCAGATAAATCCGCGGTAATCTTGATATCCTCCGGCTTCAGCTTATCGATAACCACCTTGGCGCCCACAACCGTTAGAGACATCTTCTTCTCTGCCGGATCGACAATGTTTGCTGCCAAATTTGAATTATCCTGCTTGAGGGTAATCGGAATGCCGCTGATCTGTCTTTGGTCCGGCGGCTCCACTTTGACGGTAACCGTAACGGAGCTAGGCTCGATTTTCTCAGAACCTTCGGGCGGAGTCAAGTCCACCGTATACCTAGTTTGATTAGTTCCTTTGAATTGGCTTAAATCCACCGCAACGGAGTATGAGGAAATGACTTCCAGTACTTCTTTAGACCCATATATGGCTACGCCTTTTACGTCGCTTTCCACGCTTGCTACAACCAGTCCATCCGGCAGCTGCCCGACTTCCCGCACCTCAAGCGGAACGCTCTTGTACAGCTTCGTGATCGGGATGTCGACTTCCACGGATGAAGGCACGATTACAGCGTTCCTCATTTCCTGCCCATGCTTATCATATGCGACCAGCTTCACAGTTTTTCCTTTGACCGGATCAGTAATGCCGCTAATATCTATGATTCCCTGCACCCGAGCCAGCTCCGCTAGTTCACTCTCAGGCAGAGTCACCTGAACTACGCCGGAGCCTGCTACGATCGGACTGCCTAGCTGCATTCCTTGTGCAGGCTGTCCCTTCGTCACAATATTCACGGCAATGTCTTTCGTTTGCTTCGCTTCGATTGATACTTTAACGATGGATGGGCTCATGGAGACCAGTGAAACACCCGGCGGCAGCTCGTGAATCAGCGGCTGGGACGACGTACCCGGCCCCACATCGCTCAAATCCAGCTTGACCTTATAATCGGAGAAATTGGTCGTAATATCCGTGCGTTTTCCCCGTACCTCCAGCCTGACCTTGTCGGTCTCCAGGCCGGAGAGCACATAATTATCGCTGTCAAAGCCGACGATTTGGATTTTGACGTTAGGTATGACCTTCGTATTGACAACAGGCGTTGGCGCTACGGGCGTCCCGCTGTCCAAATGCACCATGGCCCAGAGAATGATGCTGACGATAAGAGCGATCACCTTAGCTACATTGTTATGGCTCAGCCATTTATCCATTGTTCCCGCCCTCCTTCCTCTTCCAGAAAGGCGCACGCTTCTCGGCCGGCTTCGAATTAGGCCCCAATTCTTCATACAGCTTGGAAATCAACGACTCTTCATTGATATCCCGAACAACCTGACCATCGATCGCCAGGGAAATTTGTCCCGTCTCCTCCGAGACAATAATCGAGATGGCATCCCCAACCTCGCTGATCCCGATCGCTGCCCGGTGCCGTGTCCCAAGCTCCTTGCTAATGAATGGATTCTCCGACAACGGCAAATAACAAGCCGCAGCCGCAATCTTACGGCCCTGCACGATTACGGCCCCGTCATGAAGCGGGGTATTGGGAATGAAAATATTGATAAGCAGCTGGGAAGTGATCACGGATTGAATCGGAATGCCTGATTCCGTATACTCGTTTAACCCGGTATCCCGTTCAAATACGATGAGCGCGCCAATTTTTCTACGAGATAAATAATTAACGGCCTTAATGATCTCGCTGACTTCCTTCCCGAACTCCTCTTCATCGGCCGTACTTCTGCCGAATAATTTGCCGCGGCCTAATTGCTCCAGCGCCCGTCTGAGCTCCGGCTGAAATATAATAAATATGGCAAGCACCCCAAAGGTAAACATCTGGTTCATGAGCCATTTGAGCGTGTACAAATCGAACCAGGTACTCACGGCCCAAATGACGACGAGAAACAGAATTCCCTTAAGCAGTTGAACGGCGCGCGTGCCCCGCACTAACAGAATAAGGTGATAGATGATATAAGTAACGATTAGTATATCGATGATATCTTTAATGGTATCCTGCCATGTTAAATTTGCAAAATAGTTCATGGTGCAACCCCCGGTTATCTCTTCGTCAACTCGATCGCCAACAAAGAAACATTATATAGATGCATCAAATCGGTGAATTCGCTTGTCTCTATATATTCCCCTTAAACTCTAGGTTATAACGTTCACAATCCAGATGCAAGTGCCGCTGAGAAATAGCACCTTTCGCCTATGCATGCAAAAATTTCCTCTAAGCACAAAAATAAAAAGCGCCTTGTTCCCAAAGAAGGGAGGCGCCGATAAATTGC from Paenibacillus woosongensis includes the following:
- a CDS encoding helix-turn-helix domain-containing protein yields the protein MQRRLEDKKLFELGERIKEQRLKQKWTQDVLAQKIGTSKHVISNWERGVANPDCKQIVLLCKALSVSADFLLGITDMPDPYYKDTVSQLNLLSSLSYSFAKENSWDLLQLIDSGIALSVNNEKLSNKEKALLQEVISSIITKVREMT
- a CDS encoding CdaR family protein, coding for MDKWLSHNNVAKVIALIVSIILWAMVHLDSGTPVAPTPVVNTKVIPNVKIQIVGFDSDNYVLSGLETDKVRLEVRGKRTDITTNFSDYKVKLDLSDVGPGTSSQPLIHELPPGVSLVSMSPSIVKVSIEAKQTKDIAVNIVTKGQPAQGMQLGSPIVAGSGVVQVTLPESELAELARVQGIIDISGITDPVKGKTVKLVAYDKHGQEMRNAVIVPSSVEVDIPITKLYKSVPLEVREVGQLPDGLVVASVESDVKGVAIYGSKEVLEVISSYSVAVDLSQFKGTNQTRYTVDLTPPEGSEKIEPSSVTVTVKVEPPDQRQISGIPITLKQDNSNLAANIVDPAEKKMSLTVVGAKVVIDKLKPEDIKITADLSGLGPGMHMVPVVVALPLHLGLAESDQSRQISVELVEKAEPTVTEPEEEQDSNSANDSDAANPLPENAGGSGNNVGAEQKQ
- the glmS gene encoding glutamine--fructose-6-phosphate transaminase (isomerizing) — its product is MCGIVGYIGKRDTQTVLIEGLKKLEYRGYDSAGIAVFTPEGLQIAKSIGRLANLESKLEDTPLVGTAGIGHTRWATHGKPSDVNSHPHTDHSQKFSVVHNGIVENYLELKEELISQGYVFVSETDTEVISHLVAREYEGDIVKAVQKAITYMRGAFALGVLTEYEPNKLVAVRQASPLIIGLGEGENFIGSDIPAILNYTRKIYILNDGEMAVLTEDAVELMTIEGNFISREMISVDWDAVTAEKGGFDHFMLKEIHEQPKAYRDTMRGRISEDGRQVVFPDLKLTEEKIRSLSSIHIVACGTAYNAGLVGGAAIEQLVRIPVMNDVASEYRYRSPLITPDTLVIVVSQSGETADTLAALREAHANGAHVLAVTNVVGSSIARDADDVIATLAGPEIAVASTKAYTSQLIAFYLLGLYMAQVRGTQSEEEIAHVIAAMQSLPEQVESMLEKADAVKAYAEQIADHEHLFFIGRGLDYSVVQEGSLKLKEISYIHSEAYAAGELKHGTLALIEEGIPVIALVTQDNVLEKTVSNIKEVKARGADVMAITHEEHVADLLKSVDQALSIPKTLPMLTPALSVVPLQLLAYYAALARGNDVDKPRNLAKSVTVE
- a CDS encoding helix-turn-helix transcriptional regulator translates to MNQTEFSHLIGVSQGTLSELEQNKYNPSLETILAIIKVFNVNAMWLLFGYTANENSLNPKVGELNKVESFLLIKFRKLPVCDQQEVSDIIDLKITENIHK
- the glmM gene encoding phosphoglucosamine mutase — its product is MGKYFGTDGVRGVANKELTAELAYKIGRCGGYVLAGQAPKPKVVIGMDTRISGVMLESALVAGLLSIGADVVRLGVVSTPAVAFLTQKLGADAGVMISASHNPVEDNGIKFFGSDGFKLSDETELQIEELMDKEVDELPRPIGKDLGSVTIDTDSKLKYLEFLKTTISSSFKGLKVVLDCANGAAYELAPRLFKELGAEVHTIGAEPNGLNINEQCGSTHPEELKKEVVRLGADLGLAFDGDADRLIAIDGNGEEVDGDYILCICGDAMNRAGKLKDNTVVTTVMSNFGFYKAAKKLGLNTAQTAVGDRYVMAEMRRGGYKLGGEQSGHVIFLDYSTTGDGILTAIQLVDTLVASGKSLSELRQVMKQYPQVLVNVRVQDKSKYEGNEAIGKAVAAVESHLSDNGRVLVRPSGTESLIRVMAEGPDKAELEQLVSQIVSVVEAELV
- a CDS encoding TnsD family Tn7-like transposition protein, which encodes MHNLNTFFYWVKPFIPEDRLIAAFKEILNNEGEFNISIFLGRGKRRFISENIRYCPECMNGDYQKYGEVYPHRIHQITFLSFCPEHAYELLTHCPNCEKKLAMIDERDLLASQRCECGCTLSEYKKMANPLKYQAEKQILNNFYQIVKFSSQLSREVIFIKIRNILGTNGYLKYSGRIDKTQLIHDFNNYLIQNGLKEYIAADLLSQIGSFSFFATKGPVKNILLYILMIMFLAKSVNNFLLDTTAYSIPIPFGNGPWICNNPICKGYNLEVIKKCVRVDHGGKYISGLFGCPLCGFSFSRRWKMEDLNNDKRYAVLTMGPLWYSTLLELHSSGLSYSEIAKKLNTSPTQINQYFKRLRKPSSDTRILQCLNMLWTSLDANIEVASTFEVSKLLSKKRERILDILGRDNGITLTRAEIAKQAGDLYQIMMKEDREWMEQILPPSRKNQIRKDWNKLDNHYCTMVAHAADELYRLNPSEQIKKYTILRKLPKKVMNHLEISSAKFPKSIDLLKRRVESKDQYLIRHLPIIIKQMRKYKKRVDSLDNIKVFSKMYRNTTKELDEKIIEQLEMHLN
- the cdaA gene encoding diadenylate cyclase CdaA, with the protein product MNYFANLTWQDTIKDIIDILIVTYIIYHLILLVRGTRAVQLLKGILFLVVIWAVSTWFDLYTLKWLMNQMFTFGVLAIFIIFQPELRRALEQLGRGKLFGRSTADEEEFGKEVSEIIKAVNYLSRRKIGALIVFERDTGLNEYTESGIPIQSVITSQLLINIFIPNTPLHDGAVIVQGRKIAAAACYLPLSENPFISKELGTRHRAAIGISEVGDAISIIVSEETGQISLAIDGQVVRDINEESLISKLYEELGPNSKPAEKRAPFWKRKEGGNNG